gaaatgtttaataaagAATTTGTCTAGGTATGTTGACTAATTCTTAGCCGAATTTGttaagcaacaacaaatattttaatagatgCGCATATAAAATAGGGCCGCATATTTGGATCGCAtaattaaaacacatttggtgatacaaatttttaatttaattgttttctttttaatttacaagaaCAAGATCGTTTGTTAAGCAGGTTTGTTGTTCTGGAATTTAAAGCCGATCGCTTAAATCATTATAAACGaaaaacttttacaaaaaacatataaaagtaAACATTATACCACAATCCTAGCTTGTgatttgttatatttattactTACTTTTTGAACGTTCAAAGAAATGGGCGATTGCCTTTCTCCtgaagaacaaattcctcCCCAATTTTGACCGTTCGTCTCGTAATTCCAATGTGCTTCATCTTTGTGATCTGCAAGTTTCAAAttgaagaaaatacaaaatctgAGTCGTTTTCACTTTCTTTCAGCCACCTAGCATCTGGTAATCCTATTAGCCAAGACCGTGAATAAATTCACTTCTGTTTTCATTCAACTCATTCGGAATTAGCCGACTCTCTCATTTCTGGAACCCAAACAAGGTATGGAGAATGattaattacactagtttacaaaaataaatggagTGCTCACTAAACGACGTTTTTGTGGTTCAGTTTAAATATATGGTTTTTCTCATGTCTCATATAATCACTTAGTCTCTTTTTCCTTTgaaagttaatatttttacgaAACAACGAggttattaacaaaaaaaattggccattcaatatgattttttattaaaccattttagatatataaaaaaaacttaatatttttttatttcccgcCATTGATGGCTTGTTGTTGCACTTTATTTCACTACTCGTAGTTCCCATATATTCATAGTAAGTTCTGGGATCGGAATTACCATTTGATGTATGTTGATAGGCTAGCGGTAGCAGTAGTAAAAGCTTGTGAAATGCATTCGGCTGCATTGTTGCCGATCGCAGATCGCAGATGTGATTGTTCTGATTacgatattataattatactaATTGATTCCAACTAACGCGTGTGTCTTTTGTATTTTAGCTCCCGTCGTATTCGATTTTACATAATTATCCGAGATATATGGAGATATGTTAGCTTTTATGGTGCTGCTGCGACCGCGAACTTCGAACAACTGAAATGGCTCACAAATACCCCGATATCTTTTATAGTTTAGTGGGCTCTATGCGATGCCCACGTCTGGGGAGTTGGAATggaatcggatcggatcggatctgAATTCGAAACCTAAGTGGGGCGTGATTAGCGGCAAACGGTAGCAACAAGTGCCAGTCTAATTGCCCTGTTGGTTTTCGAAATGATAAATGATGGATCTGAGTTGTGCAATATAGACCATATGTAGGGGCTACGGAAAACCGTGTGATAATTGATGGAAATGCGGAAAAGATCTTGCCAAAGTTGGTTGAACTCTTACAAGTTCTTTCGGTTTTAATTGGTGAATGGGTGTGTTAATAGTTCTATAATACGGACAGTTATAtaacttaaagaaaatataattaccCAAAAGATAGTTTTCTTAGTTATTAAATAAGgtacattaaaagtaaaattttaataaaaacatgttttatttaaatccataaaaatttgtattttgcaATCGAATTTTCGTATTAAAGCATCCATCAATAATCAGATCTGCGGGTGTTAACACGTGTCaaagtgttaaaaatatttaattaatcaaaGCACTTTGCATAAgtcaaatgaataaatttcttaataaGATTAGTCCCTGCTGCGACCCCTTCCAAATGCATTAAAAGAAAGTAGCTGTgatcatttgcatttgaatTGTTATCAATGGCAAGTCGTGTGGCCAAAAATTTGGCAAATTTTTCGAATTGAATCACTGGATCAGCCAGATTAGGCAGAAGTTGCCCGACGGGTTTCTTAGACTACGTCATATCCAAAAGAGCAGGGAAATCCTCTGACCAGTTACAGCAAATTGGTTTTTGACCATAACTTCTTTGTCGAACGTTCCATAATTCCCTTAAAGTGGGTGACTCACACAAGAGCGGCCAATTAGACCGAACAATGATCATTTGTCGGCAttgataatataataatatttttaacattaacgGTTTCACTTTCCCATCGAGCGAAGAAAGCGGCTTAACATTTTCGTTCAGGCTTTACATTTAAGTTGTATTTCGTATTCTGTCACTAACAACTAAGTATTCATGCACACTCTTCGTAGAAATATAATTAAGGTTAAAAGTAGAATGTAATTCAATTTTGATATATGTACGCTTAAGGGCCTAGTCAATACAAGCACGCGGTTTGTGGGTCTCTGCAGTCAAACTGCCTGTTAATCCTTGCTTTTCACCCTAGGTCAGAGCTCGGTGGCGAAGTATATGCGCCTGCTGGGTCAGAAGTCGCCCACCGCATGCGAGACGAACTCGAACTGTCGCTCCATGCTGCTATCCGTCTCCAAGTCGAGGGCATCGTCGATGAAGTGCATCTCCACGTGCTCGCGGAACGCATTGAAGGACACCTGGCTGGAGTACTGTTTGCCGCACATGGGACAGGTCTTTTCCATGGCATCCGCGGCATCGGCCTTGATTTTCTCTTGTATGATATTAATCCTCTGGCTGGGCGGCGTTCCGTTGTGTTGTCCATTGTGCTGGCCCTCATAGGCTTTCAGTTCGCTGGTCAGGCTGTCGTCCGTTTCCAGACTTTTGTCGGCCATCTCTGGCTTCTTGGCGGTTTTCTGGGCGCATTCCGGACAGGGTTTCAGAGCTGTTAGGGGGCAGAGTGTTTTAAAAGGGGTTTTATAACAGGTAATAGGTAGATTTTATTATACCTATGCGACTTTCTAGCAAAGTCAGAGCCGAACtgagctcctgctgctgcttcatGGCCTCGCGCCGCATCTCCTGCAGTCCATCCATGCATCTTTTGGCATCCACATTGGCATCTGGCTCGCTGGCAGTCGCTTCCTCCACCTTTTGCAGGTTGTAGGGATAGCCCAGCTCCTCGCTGCTCGCACCGAAATCATCCAGGGCTATCTCCTCCAGGCTGAGATCTTTGAGGCCGTCGGAGAGCAGCTTCTGGCGCAGGTGAGGATTGGGCGAGTGCTGTGTGAAGGTCTTGGAGCGCACCAGGTTCTGCTGGTTCTGCGGGGAGCTGGGCACCTGGTTGAGATGCTGGTCCTTCGAAATCTGCGAGAGACGCGACCAGAGGCGTCGGTTCTCGTTGGACACCATGCTTATgtgctcctccagctgctccttTTGTCGCTGCAGTTCGGATACTTGTGTTTTAAGGGAGAGCACATCTCCGGTGACCCCGATTCCGTTAACCGATGCAGAAGGAGCCCCTTCTGACCTAAGCCTCTGGTTCTCCTCCTCCAAGCTCGCCACGCGGCGCTGCAGCTGGATGCACCGCTCCTTGATCGTCTGCAGCGCCACTTGCAGTGCGTAGTTCACTTTGTCACTGGAGGCGGAGCTGGTGCCTCCGGAAGTGGACGTGGATGTGGTCAGGGGCGTGATCTTAGCAGTGGATGACTCCATTGCGGGTTCCTTGGTGTTTTCAAGTAGTTGGCATCAAAATATTCGCCCGATCGGACTGGAAAATCTGGGTTTTCTTGGAAATTTCGTAGGATTTTCCTTTTGTTGCGTTCTTATTAGTGGGACCGTGCGAGGaacttcaaaaaatactagaaataATGCCGATAGTTTTAAGCTCTTGTAAAGGGGATGGTATTTTTGTTACAGTAGTTATACCTCCCAAATTTAGTGATATGATAAATGATATAGAATAAATTTATCGTTAGAAAGAAAGCCGAATATATTTTTCGAAAGAAATATCaaagaagttttattttaagtatgtagttatattttcttaaatgtttttgtaatagtAGACTGCCGACTAAAGGGATTATGAAGAATttgtacaacaaaaaaatggagGATATATCTAGGGATAAAGATATACAAACTTTCAACGATAGTTTCCTTGAAGCCAAGTGCTTACTGTACTTCAGTATTTTCGTTACGTTTTTAGAGTGACCAGATCCCTTGGCGAACAGCTGTTCTTGTTTACGCGGCTTATTATCCAACACATTTTCCAATGTTTTGCGGAAAGAGTTTAGTTAATAATTTCTACAAATATAAGAGAAAAGTGTGGCAGAATGTAGTACCCATTATAAAGCGCTGCAATGCAACGTACCACCCACCCAAAATTCTGTTCTTTGGCACCGACAACTTTTCTTTGCCAAGTTTGCAGGCGCTACACAGGAATTGCAGGTAAATGTGataaaaacataatattttattaagttaaTGTATCTATTATATCCCTAGTGATCGCTTGGGAGTGGTTACGTCCTTCAAGAGTCCCGCCAACTGTGTAAGGAGCTATGCGGAAAAGGAGAAAATTCCCCTTCAAAAGTGGCCCATAGAACCCGATGAATGCTCCAAATTCGATCTGGGCGTAGTGGTTTCGTTTGGTCACCTGATTCCTGCTAATATCATCAATGGATTCCCCCATGGAATGATCAATGTTCACGCTAGTCTGCTGCCCAAATGGCGAGGAGCTGCTCCCATTATATACGCTATTATGAAGGGAGATTCCCACACTGGGGTTTCCATCATGAAAATCGAACCACATCGGTT
This portion of the Drosophila takahashii strain IR98-3 E-12201 chromosome 3R, DtakHiC1v2, whole genome shotgun sequence genome encodes:
- the spn-F gene encoding protein spindle-F; translated protein: MESSTAKITPLTTSTSTSGGTSSASSDKVNYALQVALQTIKERCIQLQRRVASLEEENQRLRSEGAPSASVNGIGVTGDVLSLKTQVSELQRQKEQLEEHISMVSNENRRLWSRLSQISKDQHLNQVPSSPQNQQNLVRSKTFTQHSPNPHLRQKLLSDGLKDLSLEEIALDDFGASSEELGYPYNLQKVEEATASEPDANVDAKRCMDGLQEMRREAMKQQQELSSALTLLESRIALKPCPECAQKTAKKPEMADKSLETDDSLTSELKAYEGQHNGQHNGTPPSQRINIIQEKIKADAADAMEKTCPMCGKQYSSQVSFNAFREHVEMHFIDDALDLETDSSMERQFEFVSHAVGDF